From Natrinema amylolyticum, the proteins below share one genomic window:
- a CDS encoding PadR family transcriptional regulator has protein sequence MYDLTGFQRDLLYVIAGEDEPHGLAIKEELEQYYEKEIHHGRLYPNLDTLVDKGLVEKGRRDRRTNFYTLTRRGRRELEARRDWESQYVDL, from the coding sequence ATGTACGACCTGACAGGATTCCAGCGTGACCTGCTCTACGTCATCGCTGGCGAGGACGAACCCCACGGACTGGCGATCAAGGAGGAACTCGAACAGTACTACGAAAAAGAGATCCACCACGGACGGCTCTATCCCAATCTCGATACGCTCGTCGACAAGGGCCTCGTCGAAAAGGGCCGCCGAGATCGTCGAACGAACTTCTACACGCTCACCCGCCGCGGCCGCCGCGAACTCGAGGCGCGCCGCGACTGGGAATCGCAGTACGTCGACCTGTAA